Within Streptomyces sp. WMMC940, the genomic segment CGTTGGAGCTCGTCTGGGACCGCCCGGTGGGCAGGGTCCTGGGTGCCGCTCCGTCGGTCGAGGTGCTGGGCACCGGCCGCCGCCTGCGGTTGGGGATCGCTCCGGGTACGGCAGGTGTCGTACATGGCTGCGAGGTGACCATCAGCTGACGTCATTGTTGGACCACGACAAAACGGCAGGCCGTTCAACTGGTACTTCGCCTGTGGTGCGAAATGGTTCTGTGCGGGGCTGACAGCAGATCGGGCGCGAGACTGTACGGAGTCAACGGCAGGATTTTCTTGGTCCGCTCCGTAGGGTTCGTACATGACCGTTTTGGACGAGACCGCAGGCGAGCCGACCGACGCACGCGGGCGTGTGGCCGAGCTGCACGCCCTTCGCGATCAGGCGCGGCGCGGACCCAGTGACCGGGCGACCGAGGCGCAGCACGCCAAGGGCAAGCTGACCGCGCGCGAGCGTATCGAGCTGCTGCTGGACGCGGGGTCGTTCCGTGAGGTCGAGCAGCTCCGGCGGCACCGCGCCTCCGGCTTCGGACTGGAGTCGAAGAAGCCCTACACCGACGGTGTGATCACGGGGTGGGGCACGGTCGAGGGCCGTACGGTCTTCGTCTACGCGCACGACTTCCGGATCTTCGGCGGTGCCCTCGGCGAGGCGCACGCCACGAAGATCCATAAGATCATGGACATGGCGATCGCCGCCGGTGCGCCTCTGGTGTCGCTGAACGACGGCGCCGGTGCCCGCATCCAGGAAGGCGTCTCGGCCCTTGCGGGCTACGGCGGTATCTTCCAGCGCAACACCAGGGCCTCGGGCGTCATCCCGCAGATCAGCGTGATGCTCGGCCCGTGTGCGGGCGGCGCCGCCTACTCGCCGGCGCTGACCGACTTCGTGTTCATGGTCCGTGAGACCTCGCAGATGTTCATCACCGGTCCGGACGTCGTCAAGGCGGTCACCGGCGAGGAGATCACCCAGAACGGCCTCGGCGGCGCGGACGTCCACGCCGAGACCAGCGGAGTGGCCCACTTCGCCTACGACGACGAGGAGACGTGCATCGCGGAGGTCCGGTACCTGCTGTCGATGCTCCCGCAGAACAACCGGGAGAACCCGCCGCACGCGCAGAGCGAGGACCCGGCGGACCGCCGCTCGGACGTCCTGCTCGACCTGGTTCCGGCCGACGGCAACCGTCCGTACGACATGCACAAGGTCATCGAGGAGATCGTCGACGACGGCGACTACCTGGAGATCCACGAGCGCTGGGCGCGCAACATCATCTGCGCCCTGGGCCGGCTCGACGGCCAGGTCGTCGGTATCGTCGCCAACCAGCCGCAGTCGCTGGCCGGTGTCCTCGACATCGAGGCGAGCGAGAAGGCCGCACGCTTCGTGCAGATGTGCGACGCCTTCAACATCCCGATCATCACCCTGCTGGACGTGCCGGGCTTCCTGCCCGGAGTCGACCAGGAGCACGGCGGGATCATCCGCCACGGCGCGAAGCTCCTGTACGCCTACTGCAACGCGACGGTGCCCCGCATCTCGCTGATCCTGCGCAAGGCCTACGGCGGCGCGTACATCGTCATGGACTCCCAGTCCATCGGTGCCGACCTCACCTACGCCTGGCCCACGAACGAGATCGCCGTGATGGGGGCGGAGGGTGCGGCCAACGTCATCTTCCGCCGCCAGATCGCCGACGCCGAGGACCCCGACGCCATGCGTGCCCGCATGGTCAAGGAGTACAAGGCCGAGCTGATGCACCCCTACTACGCCGCGGAGCGCGGACTGGTCGACGACGTCATCGACCCGGCCGAGACCCGCGAGGTCCTGATCCGCTCCCTCGCCATGCTCCGCACCAAGCACGCCGACCTGCCGTCCCGCAAGCACGGCAACCCCCCGCAGTAACCCATGAGGAGAACGCTGCACATGACCACGCCCGCAGAATCCCTGCTCCGCGTCGAGAAGGGGCACGCCGACCCCGAGGAACTGGCCGCGATCACGGCCGTGCTCCTCGCCCGCGCCGCCTCGCAGCCGCAGGCCGTCCCGGCCCACCGCGGCCGCAGCACCGCCGGATGGCGCCGTCTGGAGCGCCAGTCCGGCTTCCGCGCTCCGCACTCCTGGCAGGGCTGACGCCCTCCCGGACCCCGAGGCCCCGTCCGTTCCCTCACCGGGAACGGACGGGGCCTTCGTCTTTCTCCGTCCTGCCGTGCCCCCGGTGGGACGGAGAAGGGCGGAACGCGGACACGCGAAGGCCCCGTACACCGTGACGTGTGACGGTGTACGGGGCCTTCCCGGGAACGGGACGGGGCGGTCGGTACGGCCGACGGGCCTACCGCAGGCGTGCCATGAGTGCGTGCTCGACGAGGGTGATGAGGGCGCTCTTGGCGTCGGCGCGGTGGCGTGCGTCGGTGGTGATGATCGGGGCGTCGGGGCCGATCTGGAGTGCTTCGCGGACTTCGTCGGGGGTGTAGGGCTGGTGTCCCTCGA encodes:
- a CDS encoding acyl-CoA carboxylase subunit beta — protein: MTVLDETAGEPTDARGRVAELHALRDQARRGPSDRATEAQHAKGKLTARERIELLLDAGSFREVEQLRRHRASGFGLESKKPYTDGVITGWGTVEGRTVFVYAHDFRIFGGALGEAHATKIHKIMDMAIAAGAPLVSLNDGAGARIQEGVSALAGYGGIFQRNTRASGVIPQISVMLGPCAGGAAYSPALTDFVFMVRETSQMFITGPDVVKAVTGEEITQNGLGGADVHAETSGVAHFAYDDEETCIAEVRYLLSMLPQNNRENPPHAQSEDPADRRSDVLLDLVPADGNRPYDMHKVIEEIVDDGDYLEIHERWARNIICALGRLDGQVVGIVANQPQSLAGVLDIEASEKAARFVQMCDAFNIPIITLLDVPGFLPGVDQEHGGIIRHGAKLLYAYCNATVPRISLILRKAYGGAYIVMDSQSIGADLTYAWPTNEIAVMGAEGAANVIFRRQIADAEDPDAMRARMVKEYKAELMHPYYAAERGLVDDVIDPAETREVLIRSLAMLRTKHADLPSRKHGNPPQ
- a CDS encoding acyl-CoA carboxylase subunit epsilon; protein product: MTTPAESLLRVEKGHADPEELAAITAVLLARAASQPQAVPAHRGRSTAGWRRLERQSGFRAPHSWQG